In the Clavelina lepadiformis chromosome 8, kaClaLepa1.1, whole genome shotgun sequence genome, one interval contains:
- the LOC143469520 gene encoding uncharacterized protein LOC143469520: protein MAPEISIPRKHVQLSKISGRGRVIDFLGSDESKRTAMWLTRRGIKVRRTIRSTQVGSSCGYIAVYAAWAIHKAAKRGEDWATCKIKDPSYSKDWIENQNQMLSLKYLDRDFSEQPDVAKPLLNKEILFLLHHYHGLEYSDESVPMTWFHGTLSSNIFREGVQDHIKNFQLESEFTGSSKLRIAIVNSTNSAQGQHWFTVAYQLHK from the coding sequence ATGGCACCAGAAATAAGCATTCCTCGCAAACATGTTCAATTAAGTAAAATATCAGGAAGAGGACGTGTAATTGATTTTCTTGGTAGCGATGAGAGCAAAAGAACCGCTATGTGGCTTACAAGGCGAGGAATTAAAGTTCGTCGAACTATCCGAAGTACTCAAGTCGGTAGTTCCTGTGGATACATCGCTGTATATGCTGCTTGGGCAATACATAAAGCTGCAAAACGTGGAGAGGATTGGGCAACGTGTAAAATCAAAGATCCGAGTTATAGTAAAGATTGGATTGAAAATCAAAACCAAATGCTGAGCCTCAAATATCTTGATAGAGACTTTTCAGAACAACCTGATGTAGCCAAACCCTtgctaaacaaagaaattttgtttcttcttcATCACTATCATGGTCTTGAATATTCAGATGAAAGTGTTCCTATGACGTGGTTTCATGGAACACTTTCTAGCAACATCTTCCGCGAGGGCGTACAAGAtcacataaaaaattttcaacttgaaAGTGAGTTCACCGGATCTTCAAAATTACGTATCGCAATTGTAAATAGCACAAATTCAGCTCAAGGACAGCATTGGTTCACGGTTGCTTATCAACTTCATAAGTAA
- the LOC143469518 gene encoding chitin synthase chs-2-like isoform X1 yields MVLLTLYLWRHTEKTRLKRMEILFVKAIYSGVLIDQILLLNRRKDEKEFMQRERLQNRTADSRRIRCQRNDLAQSNHRSASFVPQIFLCATMWHETEQEMTQMLTSIMRLDKDQVTLRANRQTREEDYYNFEVHIMFDDAMTYTDGCTPEINNWVRMFCKLIPVAAKKAIEELDDNFDSFPIIYATPYGGKIVFTLPCFQNKLVVHLKDKEKIRHRKRWSQCMYMYYILGYRCTTENWNLDEIFLLALDGDVDFQPEAVSLLVDRMKKNNDVGAACGRIHPIGSGPVVWFQKFEYAVGHWLQKTAEHVLGCVFCSPGCFSLFRGQALVDENVMSTYTTPPSKDIHYIQWDQGEDRWLCTLLLKQGWKIEYCAASDSYTFAPEDFKEFYNQRRRWSPSTMANVIDVLRDASLVVKKNQYVSWGYIIYQIALMVASLLGPATVIMVVQGAYQYVFNWSLTLSLLVSLVPVVFFVIICFTVSADVQVVIAEILTIIYALVMMAVIVGVIGSMASGIILDPNNLFMLLLLAIYGLTGLLHPQEMMCLVHGILYYLCVPSAFIFLMIYSLTNMDNVSWGTREVKSYSQPEAKPENNPDSNKNSKATHTKSSNTTEDSHKCKIGNICECYCCIKPKDDDSQPAPTTQQNLTTPVESQPTSAALGAGAGSNNQLQSISNMSNAELFKTARELEIDSDHLSPSQLRKILEDKHQNEDVKNQADAEVANEIESVQLIKETCVDENGNKFSWLRVGALEFAEEKSIDNNERLFWQKLIKKYLEPLKENKNKKQEIAGNLKDLRNRMSAAYIMINALWLVLNFALQLSITDVAIVFYIGSTKNTVNPIQFAFLVFFFIILLIQFTCMLLHRWSTGVHLLSKTKLYTGNEKEITIPTTARHTHEGIPTTASPTTTHARYYNPTFENDLDIACCTEDIAGPSNQQHQGFSL; encoded by the exons ATGGTTTTGCTTACCCTTTATCTATGGCGTCACACGGAAAAGACACGACTTAAAAG AATGGAGATTTTATTCGTAAAGGCAATTTATAGCGGTGTTTTGATTGATCAAATATTACTTTTGAATCGCCGAAAAGACGAAAAAGAGTTTATGCAAAGAGAAAGACTGCAGAACAGAACAGCCGACAGCAGAAGGATTCGCTGTCAAag GAATGACCTTGCCCAATCAAACCACCGTTCAGCAAGTTTTGTTCCACAAATATTTCTCTGTGCAACTATGTGGCACGAAACAGAGCAGGAAATGACGCAGATGTTAACGTCCATCATGAG GTTGGACAAAGACCAAGTGACACTGAGAGCAAATCGGCAAACACGTGAAGAGGACTACTACAATTTCGAAGTGCACATTATGTTTGATGACGCAATGACATACACAGATGGTTGCACTCCAGAAATTAACAACTGGGTTCgaatgttttgcaaactaATTCCAGTGGCAGCCAA AAAAGCGATCGAAGAGCTTGATGATAACTTCGATTCCTTTCCGATTATTTATGCGACACCGTACGGGGgaaaaattgtgtttacaCTTCCCTGTTTTCAGAACAAGTTGGTGGTTCATCTTAAAGATAAAGAAAAGATACG CCACCGAAAAAGATGGTCACAGTGCATGTACATGTACTACATATTGGGATATCGATGCACGACTGAAAATTGGAACCTTGATGAGATATTTCTACTCGCTCTTGACGGTGATGTTGATTTTCAGCCGGAAGCAGTTTCACTTTTAGTGGATAggatgaaaaaaaataatgacgTTGGAGCCGCGTGTGGAAGAATTCATCCTATag GGTCAGGTCCGGTGGTCTGGTTTCAAAAATTCGAATATGCAGTGGGTCACTGGCTTCAAAAAACCGCTGAGCATGTGCTTGGTTGCGTGTTCTGTAGTCCGGGATGTTTCAGCCTGTTCCGCGGTCAAGCTCTGGTTGATGAAAACGTTATGAGCACATACACTACACCACCGAGTAAAGACATTCATTACATTCAATGGGACCAAG GTGAAGATCGCTGGCTGTGCACTTTACTTCTTAAACAAGGTTGGAAAATTGAGTACTGCGCAGCATCGGACTCGTACACTTTTGCTCCAGAAGACTTCAAAGAGTTCTACAACCAAAGAAGGCG GTGGAGTCCTTCCACGATGGCTAACGTCATTGATGTTCTACGTGATGCAAGCCTTGTTGTAAAAAAGAATCAGTACGTTTCGTGGGGTTACATAATCTACCAG ATTGCTTTGATGGTAGCTTCTTTGCTCGGACCAGCTACGGTTATAATGGTTGTACAAGGAGCATATCAGTACGTCTTCAACTGGTCATTAACCCTGTCTTTATTAGTGTCTCTTGTACCAGTggttttttttgtaataatttgtttcacgGTCAGCGCGGATGTACAG gtTGTGATAGCTGAAATCCTCACCATAATATATGCTCTGGTAATGATGGCTGTGATAGTCGGAGTGATTGGTTCCATGGCAAGTGGAA tAATTTTGGATCCTAACAACCTCTTCATGTTGTTACTTTTGGCAATATATGGACTCACTGGGCTTCTTCATCCGCAAGAGATGATGTGTTTGGTCCATGGAATTTTATACTATCTCTGCGTTCCATCTGCTTTCATCTTTCTCATGATATACAG CTTGACCAACATGGACAACGTGTCATGGGGTACAAGAGAAGTAAAATCGTATTCACAACCCGAAGCCAAGCCG GAAAACAACCCAGATAGCAACAAAAACTCAAAGGCTACCCACACGAAAAGTTCAAATACTACCGAAGACTCTCACAAGTGCAAAATCGGGAATATCTGTGAATGCTATTGCTGTATTAAACCGAAGGATGACGATTCCCAACCAGCTCCAACTACTCAGCAAAATTTAACAACGCCAGTTGAAAGCCAGCCAACATCTGCTGCACTTGGTGCAGGAG CAGGTAGTAACAACCAGTTACAAAGCATAAGTAACATGTCGAATGCAGAACTATTTAAAACTGCTCGTGAGCTGGAAATAGATTCTGATCACCTTTCTCCGTCACAACTACGTAAAATTTTGGAAGACAA GCATCAAAACGAAGATGTGAAAAATCAGGCTGATGCAGAAGTAGCTAACGAAATAGAGTCTGTGCAACTGATCAAG GAAACATGCGTTGATGAAAACGGCAATAAGTTTTCGTGGCTAAGAGTAGGAGCACTGGAATTTGCAGAAGAAAA GTCAATTGATAACAATGAAAGACTGTTTTGGCAAAAACTTATCAAGAAGTACCTGGAACCTCttaaagaaaacaagaataaaaaacaggaaatAGCAG GAAATTTAAAGGATCTTCGCAACCGGATGTCGGCAGCTTACATCATGATTAACGCTCTTTGGCTTGTCTTAAACTTCGCTTTACAATTGTCCATTACCGACGTTGCCATAGTGTTTTACATCGGAAGTACTAAAAATACA GTGAATCCAATTCAGTTTGCCTTCCTTGTAttctttttcatcattttaCTGATTCAGTTCACCTGCATGCTCTTGCATAG ATGGTCAACAGGAGTGCATTTActatcaaaaacaaaactctaCACTGGAAATGAAAAGGAAATCACAATACCCACAACAGCGAGGCATACCCACGAAGGCATACCCACAACAGCGAG TCCAACGACAACTCATGCAAGATACTATAACCCAacttttgaaaatgatttagaCATTGCATGCTGCACTGAAGACATCGCTGGACCAAGCAACCAACAACATCAAGGTTTTTCACTTTAA
- the LOC143469518 gene encoding chitin synthase chs-2-like isoform X2: MVLLTLYLWRHTEKTRLKRMEILFVKAIYSGVLIDQILLLNRRKDEKEFMQRERLQNRTADSRRIRCQRNDLAQSNHRSASFVPQIFLCATMWHETEQEMTQMLTSIMRLDKDQVTLRANRQTREEDYYNFEVHIMFDDAMTYTDGCTPEINNWVRMFCKLIPVAAKKAIEELDDNFDSFPIIYATPYGGKIVFTLPCFQNKLVVHLKDKEKIRHRKRWSQCMYMYYILGYRCTTENWNLDEIFLLALDGDVDFQPEAVSLLVDRMKKNNDVGAACGRIHPIGSGPVVWFQKFEYAVGHWLQKTAEHVLGCVFCSPGCFSLFRGQALVDENVMSTYTTPPSKDIHYIQWDQGEDRWLCTLLLKQGWKIEYCAASDSYTFAPEDFKEFYNQRRRWSPSTMANVIDVLRDASLVVKKNQYVSWGYIIYQIALMVASLLGPATVIMVVQGAYQYVFNWSLTLSLLVSLVPVVFFVIICFTVSADVQVVIAEILTIIYALVMMAVIVGVIGSMASGIILDPNNLFMLLLLAIYGLTGLLHPQEMMCLVHGILYYLCVPSAFIFLMIYSLTNMDNVSWGTREVKSYSQPEAKPENNPDSNKNSKATHTKSSNTTEDSHKCKIGNICECYCCIKPKDDDSQPAPTTQQNLTTPVESQPTSAALGAGGSNNQLQSISNMSNAELFKTARELEIDSDHLSPSQLRKILEDKHQNEDVKNQADAEVANEIESVQLIKETCVDENGNKFSWLRVGALEFAEEKSIDNNERLFWQKLIKKYLEPLKENKNKKQEIAGNLKDLRNRMSAAYIMINALWLVLNFALQLSITDVAIVFYIGSTKNTVNPIQFAFLVFFFIILLIQFTCMLLHRWSTGVHLLSKTKLYTGNEKEITIPTTARHTHEGIPTTASPTTTHARYYNPTFENDLDIACCTEDIAGPSNQQHQGFSL, translated from the exons ATGGTTTTGCTTACCCTTTATCTATGGCGTCACACGGAAAAGACACGACTTAAAAG AATGGAGATTTTATTCGTAAAGGCAATTTATAGCGGTGTTTTGATTGATCAAATATTACTTTTGAATCGCCGAAAAGACGAAAAAGAGTTTATGCAAAGAGAAAGACTGCAGAACAGAACAGCCGACAGCAGAAGGATTCGCTGTCAAag GAATGACCTTGCCCAATCAAACCACCGTTCAGCAAGTTTTGTTCCACAAATATTTCTCTGTGCAACTATGTGGCACGAAACAGAGCAGGAAATGACGCAGATGTTAACGTCCATCATGAG GTTGGACAAAGACCAAGTGACACTGAGAGCAAATCGGCAAACACGTGAAGAGGACTACTACAATTTCGAAGTGCACATTATGTTTGATGACGCAATGACATACACAGATGGTTGCACTCCAGAAATTAACAACTGGGTTCgaatgttttgcaaactaATTCCAGTGGCAGCCAA AAAAGCGATCGAAGAGCTTGATGATAACTTCGATTCCTTTCCGATTATTTATGCGACACCGTACGGGGgaaaaattgtgtttacaCTTCCCTGTTTTCAGAACAAGTTGGTGGTTCATCTTAAAGATAAAGAAAAGATACG CCACCGAAAAAGATGGTCACAGTGCATGTACATGTACTACATATTGGGATATCGATGCACGACTGAAAATTGGAACCTTGATGAGATATTTCTACTCGCTCTTGACGGTGATGTTGATTTTCAGCCGGAAGCAGTTTCACTTTTAGTGGATAggatgaaaaaaaataatgacgTTGGAGCCGCGTGTGGAAGAATTCATCCTATag GGTCAGGTCCGGTGGTCTGGTTTCAAAAATTCGAATATGCAGTGGGTCACTGGCTTCAAAAAACCGCTGAGCATGTGCTTGGTTGCGTGTTCTGTAGTCCGGGATGTTTCAGCCTGTTCCGCGGTCAAGCTCTGGTTGATGAAAACGTTATGAGCACATACACTACACCACCGAGTAAAGACATTCATTACATTCAATGGGACCAAG GTGAAGATCGCTGGCTGTGCACTTTACTTCTTAAACAAGGTTGGAAAATTGAGTACTGCGCAGCATCGGACTCGTACACTTTTGCTCCAGAAGACTTCAAAGAGTTCTACAACCAAAGAAGGCG GTGGAGTCCTTCCACGATGGCTAACGTCATTGATGTTCTACGTGATGCAAGCCTTGTTGTAAAAAAGAATCAGTACGTTTCGTGGGGTTACATAATCTACCAG ATTGCTTTGATGGTAGCTTCTTTGCTCGGACCAGCTACGGTTATAATGGTTGTACAAGGAGCATATCAGTACGTCTTCAACTGGTCATTAACCCTGTCTTTATTAGTGTCTCTTGTACCAGTggttttttttgtaataatttgtttcacgGTCAGCGCGGATGTACAG gtTGTGATAGCTGAAATCCTCACCATAATATATGCTCTGGTAATGATGGCTGTGATAGTCGGAGTGATTGGTTCCATGGCAAGTGGAA tAATTTTGGATCCTAACAACCTCTTCATGTTGTTACTTTTGGCAATATATGGACTCACTGGGCTTCTTCATCCGCAAGAGATGATGTGTTTGGTCCATGGAATTTTATACTATCTCTGCGTTCCATCTGCTTTCATCTTTCTCATGATATACAG CTTGACCAACATGGACAACGTGTCATGGGGTACAAGAGAAGTAAAATCGTATTCACAACCCGAAGCCAAGCCG GAAAACAACCCAGATAGCAACAAAAACTCAAAGGCTACCCACACGAAAAGTTCAAATACTACCGAAGACTCTCACAAGTGCAAAATCGGGAATATCTGTGAATGCTATTGCTGTATTAAACCGAAGGATGACGATTCCCAACCAGCTCCAACTACTCAGCAAAATTTAACAACGCCAGTTGAAAGCCAGCCAACATCTGCTGCACTTGGTGCAGGAG GTAGTAACAACCAGTTACAAAGCATAAGTAACATGTCGAATGCAGAACTATTTAAAACTGCTCGTGAGCTGGAAATAGATTCTGATCACCTTTCTCCGTCACAACTACGTAAAATTTTGGAAGACAA GCATCAAAACGAAGATGTGAAAAATCAGGCTGATGCAGAAGTAGCTAACGAAATAGAGTCTGTGCAACTGATCAAG GAAACATGCGTTGATGAAAACGGCAATAAGTTTTCGTGGCTAAGAGTAGGAGCACTGGAATTTGCAGAAGAAAA GTCAATTGATAACAATGAAAGACTGTTTTGGCAAAAACTTATCAAGAAGTACCTGGAACCTCttaaagaaaacaagaataaaaaacaggaaatAGCAG GAAATTTAAAGGATCTTCGCAACCGGATGTCGGCAGCTTACATCATGATTAACGCTCTTTGGCTTGTCTTAAACTTCGCTTTACAATTGTCCATTACCGACGTTGCCATAGTGTTTTACATCGGAAGTACTAAAAATACA GTGAATCCAATTCAGTTTGCCTTCCTTGTAttctttttcatcattttaCTGATTCAGTTCACCTGCATGCTCTTGCATAG ATGGTCAACAGGAGTGCATTTActatcaaaaacaaaactctaCACTGGAAATGAAAAGGAAATCACAATACCCACAACAGCGAGGCATACCCACGAAGGCATACCCACAACAGCGAG TCCAACGACAACTCATGCAAGATACTATAACCCAacttttgaaaatgatttagaCATTGCATGCTGCACTGAAGACATCGCTGGACCAAGCAACCAACAACATCAAGGTTTTTCACTTTAA
- the LOC143469519 gene encoding uncharacterized protein LOC143469519 → MASGLKIAKAIVAGGMTAIPIAVQQAPLVQGVRYKDIQLLDEQDANEDEDVPLIDEPKGEKWDYATTTSRKDKPRKTGKFIEFLKKLFKLFSYVVFGGMVFAGATISKVR, encoded by the exons ATGGCAAGCGGCTTGAAAATAGCAAAGGCAATAGTAGCAGGAGGTATGACGGCCATACCTATAGCTGTTCAGCAAGCCCCTCTGGTTCAAGGCGTTCGTTACAAAGATATCCAACTCTTGGATGAACAAGATGCAAACGAAGATGAAGATGTCCCTTTAATTGATGAGCCCAA GGGAGAAAAATGGGATTATGCAACAACAACTTCACGAAAAGACAAACCAAGAAAAACGGGAAAGTTCATagaatttctgaaaaaattgtttaaattgttttcatatGTTGTGTTTGGAGGAATGGTTTTTGCTGGCGCTACTATAAGCAAGGTAAGATAG